The genomic region ATGGCGCTGTCCAGCACGATGACCTGGTTGTCGAAGAGGACGGGGAAGCGGGGAGCACCGGCGAAGAGGACGGCGGTGTCGACGGGGCCGAAGCGGCCGGCGATCTCGCGGACCGCTTCGAGGGAGGCGTTGTCGCCGCTGACGTAGGCGGTGGGCAGGCCCTCGCCGGTCAGGACGAAGCCGACGACCTGGCCGGTGACCGGCTCGACCTCCTCGCGGGGGCCGGGGCCGTGCAGGGCGGGCACGCCGGTCACGGTGACCGTGCCCCCGTCGGGGCGGTCCAGCTCGATCGACTCCCAGTCGGCCAGGCCCCTGGCCCTGTCTCCCAGGCTCTCGCGCAGCCGCTCGCCGCCGCCGGGCGTGGTCAGGGTCAGGGGTATGCCGGCGAGCAGGGCCCGGCCGGAGACGTCGAGGTTGTCGGGGTGCTCGTCGTGGGAGAGCAGCACCACGTCGATGCGGCCGAGGTCGGCGGGGGTGGTGGCGGAGGGCGCGGTCTTGGTCAGGAACCGGGCGTCACCGCGGGCGTAGTCGCCGGGGGCGTCGAAGGTGGGGTCGGTCAGGAAGCGCAGGCCGCCGTACTCGAAGAGGGCGGTCGGGCCACCGAGGACGCGGACGGGGAAGGGCGCGGTCGGCGCAGGAAGGGCAGACATCGAGAACCTCACGGATAGATACCATCGAACCGTGAGATGACCGTAGCCGCTCCTCACGGATAAAGGCAAGCCGTACCATGAGAAGCATGGAGGAGCCCGTGATCGAACAGCCCGCCCCGCCGCCCGCACAGGGAGAGGAGGAGCACCCCTCCCTCGCCCTCGCCAACAGCGCGATCGCCCTGCCCGGCGGGCGCACGGTCGATTTCCTGGGCACGCCCGCACAGGCGAACCACTGGCTGACACAGCGCGGCCTCGCCCCGGTCGACGCCGGCATGCGGGAGATGTGCGCGACCCAGCTGCGTTCCCTGCGCGAACAGATCAGGTCGCTGTTCGCCTCCCGTGCCGAAGGCCTGCCCGCCCACCCCGCGGCCGTGACGGCCGTCAACGACGCGATGACCCGGGTCCCCACCGCCCCGCTGCTGCGGTGGGACGACAGGACCGGCCCCTACCGCACCGCCCCCCACCCCACCACCGCGATCGTCGACCTCGCCCTGGCCACCCTCGCCGCCGACGCCGCCGACCTGCTCACTTCTCCCGACGCCGACCGCCTCACCGCCTGCGGCTCCCCGCCCTGCAACCGCTACCTGCTCCGCCACGGCCGCCGCCACTGGTGCTCCACCCGCTGCGGCGACCGCGCCCGCGCGGCCCGCGCCTACGCCCGCCGCAGCGGCTCGGGATGACCCGCTACGCACAGCTGATCAGCAGAGCGGCGCCCAGGATCTCGACCCAGAAGTAGAACCAGGACGGAAAGAACGCCGACGGGCGCTCCACCGCACGGGATACCAGCCGCCCGAACGCCATCCCCGCCAGCGACACCGCCACCGTGAGAACCACCCCCGACCGCAGATCACCGGAAGCGCCGAGGGCCGCCCAGGCGAGCAACGCACCGACGGCGACCCCGAACCCGCCGTAGACGGCGCGGACTTCACTGCGCGCTTCCGGGACGGACAGCTCGATGCCGAAGGGGCGGATGAGCGCGCCGGGAGCGACAAGCCCGAAGAGCCCCATACCCAGGAAGAACAGCGCGGCGGCGCTTATGCAGAGGAAGGACATGGGGGTGAGCGTGCGCGGGTGAGCGCAGGTCCTCAATTACGTCCCTGGTAATGGCCCGGCTCACGCCCTGTGCGCGGGCCGGGCTGGACGGGGATGCGGGGGACGGAGCCGTAGCGGCGGGTGCGGCGGGCGCACTGCTCGCGGCACATGGCCGTCGGCCAGGTCCTCGGAGAGGCCGACGAGGGCGTCGGTGAGGATGATGGCGTCCGCTGCCGTCCGTGACGCCACCGCCGCCTCCGGTACGACTGAGGCGATCGCGTCCGGTTCGGCAGGCAGGCCCGCGACCCGCATCATCGGCGAGGCAGCGCGCAGCGCGAACGGGGTGGTGACCAGGCTGTAGCGTC from Streptomyces chartreusis NRRL 3882 harbors:
- a CDS encoding MBL fold metallo-hydrolase, whose amino-acid sequence is MSALPAPTAPFPVRVLGGPTALFEYGGLRFLTDPTFDAPGDYARGDARFLTKTAPSATTPADLGRIDVVLLSHDEHPDNLDVSGRALLAGIPLTLTTPGGGERLRESLGDRARGLADWESIELDRPDGGTVTVTGVPALHGPGPREEVEPVTGQVVGFVLTGEGLPTAYVSGDNASLEAVREIAGRFGPVDTAVLFAGAPRFPVLFDNQVIVLDSAMAAEAARILGARRVVPVHYDSWAHFTEGREELEAAFTAAGLADRLDWGKGA
- a CDS encoding ABATE domain-containing protein, yielding MEEPVIEQPAPPPAQGEEEHPSLALANSAIALPGGRTVDFLGTPAQANHWLTQRGLAPVDAGMREMCATQLRSLREQIRSLFASRAEGLPAHPAAVTAVNDAMTRVPTAPLLRWDDRTGPYRTAPHPTTAIVDLALATLAADAADLLTSPDADRLTACGSPPCNRYLLRHGRRHWCSTRCGDRARAARAYARRSGSG
- a CDS encoding DUF4345 family protein, which encodes MSFLCISAAALFFLGMGLFGLVAPGALIRPFGIELSVPEARSEVRAVYGGFGVAVGALLAWAALGASGDLRSGVVLTVAVSLAGMAFGRLVSRAVERPSAFFPSWFYFWVEILGAALLISCA